In the Sander lucioperca isolate FBNREF2018 chromosome 24, SLUC_FBN_1.2, whole genome shotgun sequence genome, aATAAATATATGACATTTAGCATAACTTAGCAGTAGAGTGTccaggtatgtatgtgagtagattattaattaatatttgtttatttcatttttattgatATGTATAACTTCAGAGATTTGATGTGAAGGATCACTAAGTGTTAAAATGTTTCAGGTATTACATTTGATCATATTTTGAATGAACAGTATACTGATGAGGTGCTAAAAGAAGACTTTTAGATTGTGCTATGTGCTGTAAAAAGTATTGATGATTGAAAAATCCCCCTACCATTCTGCTGTTGTGTCATTTTAATTTCCTGCAGTCAAAATTCACTCTGGTGTGTCCTTCCTTTTGCCTTTCAGAAACTCCACTCTCGGATCTTGGATCTATCTGCGGCCGATTTGCttctggagacagagagaagcaAGGCCTTCTTGCTTTCCAGAAATACAGACTCTCCCTCCAGTGTAAGCTTAATGGGAAACACGCGGAAGacaatcctttttttttgtccagcCATAAAAATCGTCCAGGTAGCATAACCGCAACCCCCTCAAGAAATCATTACAAGATATTAAAATACAGACCTAACTATCTGAAGCCGTGACCCCTCCTCTGCTCTCAGCAGGAAGAGCTGGCAGTATCACTTGGCACAAAGAGGAATAAATCCTTGTCATATTACCAGAAAACCATCGATTGAGTCGTCGTCAGTAAAAATGACTCCATAGGACACTGTGGTACATTAGTCATCTTATGTATTATGCATTAAGGGCTGAAAATGAGTTTGATCCCTTCTTTTACCCTTTTACCCCTCTGAGAATGCCACCTGATAAACTCTAACGTGTGCTttgagagaagagggagaaatGAAATGGCCGATAAAGGCCGAGATATGAATTATAAATCGTCTCGTTATCTAAACGTGCAAAAGTACCACATCTCCTTAACTAGGTTGTGTTAGGCGATACGCATAAGTGAATCTTAATATGAGATTAGTGGAATATCTTGTTTCATATCTAGCACACAACAATAAACTAATTTATTTGCATAGTCAAATTATTGGCAGTGAGATACTAATTGAAGAAACATCTGCTGTGTTGTGATGACTGCACATGACTGGAAATTTGATTGatattttcaaattaaatttgAAAAAGGAAACTTTGCCAGAGTATTTGATCGGTCTGTCAAGTCGTTAAATATCTTTCATCACAAAATTAACAGCAAGAGAGCAATTACATTCGCAACTCTACCCGGTGACTTATCAGGTACTCTCACATTTAGAGTTCTAACGTATGTTCCTATACATGTTATTCACACGATGactcttttctctatctcatAGGAGGTTCAGTTGAATGGAAAAGCAGGTCTCCCTGTGACCAAGTGTCTGAGCCAGCTGAGTCTGACAGCGCCAGCGCCTGTTTACCCACGCAGCAGCTGTAGCAGTAGTGAGTTGTCCCTGTCAAGTGCGTGCAGCGAATTCTCCAGCGGCTCCTACACCTGGAATGATGGACGCTCCTGTGGGAAAATGGTAAACCCTCTCCCTCTATAATAGACTGAGAGTAGCTATAGAAGTACAGTAGCTCATCAAGATCCATGTTTTTGCTGTCTTTCTTTTCAAAACCCCTAATTAATTCCCCATCTTGCTGTCGGAGTGTGCTGATTATGAATTCAAATGGatacaaaatatgttttcttaCATGTTGACCCGCTCTTTCTTTTTGCCCTGTAGTCATCTCTGACCTGGGAGAAGAGGCTTAGTTTGGGTTCGTCAGCCCCGAGTAATATCTGCGCCACCCTGGAGGAGCAGCTGCCCACAAGGCGCAAAGAGAGCAACATACTCGAGGGACTGAGAAAGCTCCAGAGGAGGAAACACAGGAGCTCCTCTGCTTCATCCAAGGTCTCCAAGTCAGGCGACAAAGACTGCATGAACTCCAACGAGGGCATCTACTCGCTGGGTATCAAGAGTGGCAGTAAAGTGGTTTTCAAGCCTACCCATGTGGGTAGAACTGCAGCTGTTGGGGGCAAGAAGTTCTCTTATGATTCCGATGATGCAGATGATGAATTGGCGCATTCCAGTCGAGGAGATAACATTCCCACCAAAGACAGCTGGCTTTACTGTAGGAGGCTCTCCCGCAGCATTTCAGACAGTTTGTGTAGCTGGGAGGGGATACAGGACAGTGGAGGTGACTGTAGCTCAGGTCTCAGGGCTACAAAACAACCTTCTGGTTGTGACTCAAAAGAGCGTCCTGAGAAACTCATGAGTTTCATTAACAGTTTTCTACCTGAGGGAGGGCGGAAATCAGCTTTTAGTAAACCATCCTTGCTGCACTTCAACCCCTCTTACCCAGCGGGTCCTAATCACCTCTCTGATGTCGATGATCCAGAGGAACTCAACTCTGAGTCTAGTGAAATCGGAATGTCCTTTAGCCAGCCACCGAAGCTAGCAGAGAGGGACTCCAAGAGGGTGTCAAGAGATTCTGCCAAGCTGCTCGCACAACAGTGCTTGCGTAGAGAGCAGGGACGCACCCAGTCTGCAGATGGGAGGCCCAGAACTTTCAGCCTAATTAAGGAGCCCAAAGGGGCCAAGTGTACTCAGTCTGAGGAGAGCATTTTGGCAATATTTGATGCAGAAGGAGAGCCTATTGAACTTTGTGCTCAGAAGCTCACAGCAGGTGCTGGGCCTCGAAATGACATTCAAAGTAGCAAGGTAGTTGCCGATTACACAGAACTAGTGTCCCGAGAGAGGCCAACAAGgcaaaaagcagaaaatgcaagAAACTACAGCATTCTTGAATCTCCAGAAAAGCCATCTGAATATCAAATTAGGTCTAGCAAAACAAGCAATAGCAGGGAGGGCAGTGCAGAGAGGCTGTCAATGCAGCTGACTCCACAAAGGAAATTAATCAAACCACCAAGCAGCCGACCCAATAAAGGCCATTCCATCCCACCAATGAATGATTCTGCTGGTTCCAAGTCCAGTGGTTCAAAGATACCCGGCCGTAACAAACCCTCAGGATCCCCACTGAGATTGTCTAAGGGCTCTTCCACTGACCCAAGTAACAGTGGAAACTCAGGACCCTCTGGTCAGGAGAAATCCCCCTCCTCTCCTGCAGTTAAACTGTCCAGGTTCATAAAGACACCAGGAATCTGCATACAGAGCCCAAAGGCGGTAAACTCCAAGCTCCCCAGCAGGGCCGAATGGAGTAAAGGCTCCTCCTCTGGTTCCCCGCACCTCTCAAGGAGGCACCTGGAGTATGCTGACAATGGTGAACAGCCAACCAGGGACAAACACTGTGAAACCACCAAAAACAAACTCAGGTCCccttctcctccccctcccccggGCCGCACCACCTCCTTACTGATCAGACCAAATTACGAAGGGTCGCCTCAAGCACATAAAACATGGGTGGCTCAAACATCCACATCAACCACTGTGAGGGGCCCTCCCCCAAGTTACCACACCTCAATTTTACCAAATATGCAAACTACGCTACCCATCAAGGATAAAGACTGTTTAGACTTGGATGCAGGCTACGGGACTGCACTTGCACCTCAGAAACTGGTTGAGAAAACCAGTCAGCACCTTCAAAAGTCCCCTGCCATGACACCTACTAAAGGCACTTCCAAGAGGATGACCTCGAAAGACTACCTCCCTTCTGCAAACTCAGGGTGTGCTCCAGAAACTGAAAAATCACCTAGAAGCTCAAAGAATGTCCCTCCTCCCTACAGTGCCCTCAGAGGGTCCTCACTTCAGAACTCATTTGCAAATAAAAGAGGAGCAACCCATGAAAATGTCCATCAGACAGTGCAGAAGACCTGTGTTAGTTTACCTACATCGCTTCAGGACAACCCTCAAGGTAAAACCGAACCACAAAATGGTAAAGCTGTTGTCAGCCCACCCAGCTTGGTCATGCTTTCCCCCAACACAGCAGAAAAAGCCTCAAAGACTCGCATCCCAATGGggtttaaacctttttttaaatctccacCCAGTCATAAAAATAGTCTCTCTATACCAGGCAAGCAAGAGAAAGATCATATCAACTCAGTCTCCAAGGAGACTGTGACTTCAAATGCTTCTACCCAGTGTGACAGCTTGAAGCCAGTGTACAGTATTGATTCCCCTCCCAAGATGTCCATTACAGAGGGGAAAGATGAGGTCCAGTGTAGGTTAAAGGAAGAAGACGTGCATGCTGCTGTGTTACCAGAGGAGGGGGACGTTTGCGATAAAGGGAAAAGGAGTAGTGAACTTTTCTCTAGATCCATATCTGTTACTACCAAATCTCATCTAAAGCCGGCCTTGGGGATGAATGGGGCCAAAGCCCGTAGCCAGAGTTTCAGCACCAACTACATTGAGAAACCCAACATCAATGTTCTCGATGGACCTGGTAAAATCCGAACTCAGATCATCACCAACTCTGGTGAAAGGGGGAACTCTTTGTCAAGGCAGAGTTCCTTGGATGTACCAAGTGTTGGGTTAGTGGAGAGCCCTGTCCATTCCCCCAGGACTAGGCTTAGCCACTACGGAGGCATGACAGGGTCAAATAGTCACAACATCCTTCCTGAGAGAACTATTAAATCAGGCTCCAAAGCTGAGGGGTCACACGGTAAAGAGGCACGTAGCTTACCCATCAGTGATAGGATTGGTTTGAACAACATTCGTAAGCCAGCAAAAGTTGCCTCTCATCCACAGTTTCAGCCTCCTTCCTCTTGTGTCTATAGCTCAGAAAAGCCAGTGCGAGAGACAGGAGGCGTTGCAACCACCCCAAATGAGCCAGACTTTAGCAGGGAAGTCAAAATCCAGACAGACTCTCCAGAtacagaggagaaaaaaatcaGCCCAACAGTGTGCACTATTGAAGAGAAAGTCATGATGGGAATTGAAGAGAATTTGCAGAAATGTCAAGAACAGGAGAAGGTCGCTGCCAGCGAGACCAAACAGAAAACGGGCCCCTCTCTGGCAAACTGGTTCGGCCTCCGTAAGAGCAAACTTCCAGCTCTGGGCGGTAAGAAAGCAGACTCCCCCAAGGgaaaagaggagaagaaagagtCGAAGATTGGATCAGTGCTTGGAGGCAAACAGATGAAGTCTGACAAGAAGAAGGATAAGAAGAAAAATGATAgccagcagagagacagtcaggaGGTGCAGAATCTGTCTGAGATGAACAACAAGCTGAGCTCCATCATGGACCACTGCAACAATCAGATGGGTCAGATTGCCAGTCAGATCCAGTGTACGACAGCCTTTATCGGCAAAGACCAGTTTGTTAAAGAGATTCTTGACAGGTGGGTGAAACAACATCTTTGTCATCAAGAAAATCACGAATGAATTACCCTTAATTGATTGGATGCTATGCTGATTACTTCCGGTCTCTGAGCCTTCTCAGAGTTTTCAAGTGAATCGACACTAAAACAAATCAGTTGTTCTGTTAAATTAAACATGAGCCATCGCTGCATTAAACCTGTGTGTTTAGAGAAACTGATaaataaacaacacaaacagcagcTGTCTGCTTGAGTTATGACTCCACTCCAGTGAGCATAAACAATTCTCGGACCAGCATCCAGGCACGTAGTCAGCACACTTAAGGAAAAGCATCTCTCAGCCAATATATTCATACTCCTCACTTCATTGATTTGCCACTTCAAATCACAGCTGACAGATATTTATCCAGAGTAACTGCAATCACTTGAAAGGGAGCACTTAATAGAGGTTGTTAAACATTTGATGGCATTGCTGTGTGCACATATGTTTGCCTGCATATCCCCAAAGTGAAAGAGCAGGTCAATTCAATTTATCAGCAGGCTCACTTTCTACCTGGCGAGTTGATAAAGGAGGAGCTCggcacacagacataaaaacaGATCAAATCTTATTTCCTCGCAGGACTGCTGTGAAGGGCAACTGTGTGGCTGCATCGCCACCGGGGATCTCCACACCCAGGAAACACAGCGAAATGAAGGGAGATATGGAGATCTGTCCAGATACTGCTGTAAGTGAAcacgtactgtatgtgtgtctgtgtcaagctctgtttgtctgtctctggctATGTTCTGTCAGGCTGTTGGCACACGCATACATGCAAATTCCCACAGGTTTTCACACTTGTACAGTACTTTTTCACAAACCCATCCACAGCAGCACCACCTCTTCAGCATTATATCCCCCAAAGGCTCACTATCGATTCACATTGTGTTTTTGACTCACAATCCATCGCCTACTTTTTCATTATCTACCCAGGCCAATGTTGTTGTTTCCACAAAGCTGAAAAGCTTTTTAAACTACATCTCACAcagagacagccagcaggccATGCATGTAATACAAACTTAAATTAGGCATATCCAGTGGCAAATCATATCAACACACTCTGTAAGCAAAAGGCCAAAATTATGACCTTGTGGATTTATTCTTTATTATCTGTCAGTCAAAAAAAATGATGGAGAGGCTGAGTGCTTGAGAGAGCTTGAAAAAAGCAAGACGGCAATAAAAAGGGAGTATTAAGAGCGAGCTGAATGGAGGAATAGAATGACACAAAGAGAGTCTCACTGCATAATATAGGAAATTTAATCCAGATGATGTGGAATTTTGATAACATGAAGGAGCCCTTATCGTAGGCACTCAATTTGACAAAGGGGCCATTTAATACCATCCTCCAAGCTTTTTCTCTATCGTCTCCTCACAGAAATACAACAAAAGAGGGACACTTTATGACCTACGAGCTCCTTCTCTTGCACCACCTCAaaaccacttttttttaaataacacaattaAAGTAAGGCAGGAAAGTATGACAATTGCCAACTCCCTTTTGAATCAAacttttaaacatacagtatgtaacaattccaaaagtgaaaagtcataaaatacaGGAATCTGTAGGTACtactttttcacttttcttcTGCAAATTACCTCAAAGGAAGCTTTCTAAATGCATATATAGACACTTACCTACACTATATATTATGTTGTGTTTTAGCTGCTGAAGTTGATATCACCAACATGCACTGTGTGTTAATATTCTAGACCCTTATAATGACTCAGAAGATCAACCTGAGGGCTGAAAATGAGGAGGGACGCATCCCAGACACAGCTTGTCAAGACCACATGCTAGGTAAGCTTATGTACTGTATGACTGTTGGTCCTAAAGGAACATTTCACCAAAAATAGTTAAAGTGAGTGATACCATGCCAAGAAAAACACATGGATTGGATCACAAACTAACTAACGTACAGGTACTGTTCAAATCTGCTGTGAAATATTCCTTTTTACCAACTTCGCTCTTGTTACCTTCACTATGTCAAAAGTTTGTGTCATCTGTTTTAAGCCACTGAGTTTCATATTTGCAAGTGTTTACCTCAATCAGTACAGTTTTTTCAAGTAGCTTACACAAGGCTGTCACTAACCATCACAAATCAACCAGTGCAACAGAGCATTAACACATTTTACAGTTGTGATTTCCTGATATGATTGACAACTCAATTCCTTCGCCAACTAATTCCCTCTCACTGCCAGACTTGCCATTACTGTGGggaaaaagcagcagcagctgcaaaaaaggaaaacatgttGACAATCTAGTCAGGTGATTGATGTGCAACCGGGTGATATTTTACAATGCCTGAGCAGCTCAAGGAACTGAAAAAATAGATGCATCAAACAATTTGTGAGACGAGATGATGATTGTTATTATTGCAATGGGACAAACTTGCATTGCGGTATGTAATTCGACGTGGAGAGAGAAGGGTGTGGAGTGCAGTTTGTCACTCAGTTGTCACTGAGTTTAGTTGGATATTTGAGACAGTGATCCACCTCATAGGTCCTAATGATTTATATCTTGTAATATAGCGCCATAGGCAGCATGAATTGACATTTGCTGGAGTAGGGccctttttttaataacaaattCTATGAAAAAAAGGTGCTATTTCTTTCATAGTTTTAGTCTTaaattgtatattttgaagCAAAGCTTTCAAAATTGTACCTAAATTGTCCAAGCTTTAAAAACATGACGTTTGT is a window encoding:
- the LOC116044473 gene encoding nck-associated protein 5-like isoform X8, which encodes MFSAAIKGNSTSSGCLPNQNTSESLGTTELATNLLSGEDPAGAEASQVCGSPQGRGTMYRHLERREQLKRLSLDSGLPEYMDANKCIDELLKQLEEERRNVRREKLAVARLQREVARSKSEGTMREKLIHELEEERRLRLESEKRLREVTEESEVGRAQMVSLQQQFSRMEETVRSLLQNQGVGEQTAVDTVDIMKAYKDKLSEEVRKQYDGLEGNGSTPSTQTEPDPGLPLNADPDASQAEDDTDKSRPLLDHLKALEEKNSALASENKSQREQYERCLDEVANQVVQALLTQKDLREECLKLRTRVFDLEQQNRALGVLFQQRIKPASDLLLQKLHSRILDLSAADLLLETERSKAFLLSRNTDSPSSEVQLNGKAGLPVTKCLSQLSLTAPAPVYPRSSCSSSELSLSSACSEFSSGSYTWNDGRSCGKMSSLTWEKRLSLGSSAPSNICATLEEQLPTRRKESNILEGLRKLQRRKHRSSSASSKVSKSGDKDCMNSNEGIYSLGIKSGSKVVFKPTHVGRTAAVGGKKFSYDSDDADDELAHSSRGDNIPTKDSWLYCRRLSRSISDSLCSWEGIQDSGGDCSSGLRATKQPSGCDSKERPEKLMSFINSFLPEGGRKSAFSKPSLLHFNPSYPAGPNHLSDVDDPEELNSESSEIGMSFSQPPKLAERDSKRVSRDSAKLLAQQCLRREQGRTQSADGRPRTFSLIKEPKGAKCTQSEESILAIFDAEGEPIELCAQKLTAGAGPRNDIQSSKVVADYTELVSRERPTRQKAENARNYSILESPEKPSEYQIRSSKTSNSREGSAERLSMQLTPQRKLIKPPSSRPNKGHSIPPMNDSAGSKSSGSKIPGRNKPSGSPLRLSKGSSTDPSNSGNSGPSGQEKSPSSPAVKLSRFIKTPGICIQSPKAVNSKLPSRAEWSKGSSSGSPHLSRRHLEYADNGEQPTRDKHCETTKNKLRSPSPPPPPGRTTSLLIRPNYEGSPQAHKTWVAQTSTSTTVRGPPPSYHTSILPNMQTTLPIKDKDCLDLDAGYGTALAPQKLVEKTSQHLQKSPAMTPTKGTSKRMTSKDYLPSANSGCAPETEKSPRSSKNVPPPYSALRGSSLQNSFANKRGATHENVHQTVQKTCVSLPTSLQDNPQGKTEPQNGKAVVSPPSLVMLSPNTAEKASKTRIPMGFKPFFKSPPSHKNSLSIPGKQEKDHINSVSKETVTSNASTQCDSLKPVYSIDSPPKMSITEGKDEVQCRLKEEDVHAAVLPEEGDVCDKGKRSSELFSRSISVTTKSHLKPALGMNGAKARSQSFSTNYIEKPNINVLDGPGKIRTQIITNSGERGNSLSRQSSLDVPSVGLVESPVHSPRTRLSHYGGMTGSNSHNILPERTIKSGSKAEGSHGKEARSLPISDRIGLNNIRKPAKVASHPQFQPPSSCVYSSEKPVRETGGVATTPNEPDFSREVKIQTDSPDTEEKKISPTVCTIEEKVMMGIEENLQKCQEQEKVAASETKQKTGPSLANWFGLRKSKLPALGGKKADSPKGKEEKKESKIGSVLGGKQMKSDKKKDKKKNDSQQRDSQEVQNLSEMNNKLSSIMDHCNNQMGQIASQIQCTTAFIGKDQFVKEILDRTAVKGNCVAASPPGISTPRKHSEMKGDMEICPDTATLIMTQKINLRAENEEGRIPDTACQDHMLDALFTHNPFRCM
- the LOC116044473 gene encoding nck-associated protein 5-like isoform X1, with the protein product MFSAAIKGNSTSSGCLPNQNTSESLGTTELATNLLSGEDPAGAEASQVCGSPQGRGTMYRHLERREQLKRLSLDSGLPEYMDANKCIDELLKQLEEERRNVRREKLAVARLQREVARSKSEGTMREKLIHELEEERRLRLESEKRLREVTEESEVGRAQMVSLQQQFSRMEETVRSLLQNQGVGEQTAVDTVDIMKAYKDKLSEEVRKQYDGLEGNGSTPSTQTEPDPGLPLNADPDASQAEDDTDKSRPLLDHLKALEEKNSALASENKSQREQYERCLDEVANQVVQALLTQKDLREECLKLRTRVFDLEQQNRALGVLFQQRIKPASDLLLQKLHSRILDLSAADLLLETERSKAFLLSRNTDSPSSEVQLNGKAGLPVTKCLSQLSLTAPAPVYPRSSCSSSELSLSSACSEFSSGSYTWNDGRSCGKMSSLTWEKRLSLGSSAPSNICATLEEQLPTRRKESNILEGLRKLQRRKHRSSSASSKVSKSGDKDCMNSNEGIYSLGIKSGSKVVFKPTHVGRTAAVGGKKFSYDSDDADDELAHSSRGDNIPTKDSWLYCRRLSRSISDSLCSWEGIQDSGGDCSSGLRATKQPSGCDSKERPEKLMSFINSFLPEGGRKSAFSKPSLLHFNPSYPAGPNHLSDVDDPEELNSESSEIGMSFSQPPKLAERDSKRVSRDSAKLLAQQCLRREQGRTQSADGRPRTFSLIKEPKGAKCTQSEESILAIFDAEGEPIELCAQKLTAGAGPRNDIQSSKVVADYTELVSRERPTRQKAENARNYSILESPEKPSEYQIRSSKTSNSREGSAERLSMQLTPQRKLIKPPSSRPNKGHSIPPMNDSAGSKSSGSKIPGRNKPSGSPLRLSKGSSTDPSNSGNSGPSGQEKSPSSPAVKLSRFIKTPGICIQSPKAVNSKLPSRAEWSKGSSSGSPHLSRRHLEYADNGEQPTRDKHCETTKNKLRSPSPPPPPGRTTSLLIRPNYEGSPQAHKTWVAQTSTSTTVRGPPPSYHTSILPNMQTTLPIKDKDCLDLDAGYGTALAPQKLVEKTSQHLQKSPAMTPTKGTSKRMTSKDYLPSANSGCAPETEKSPRSSKNVPPPYSALRGSSLQNSFANKRGATHENVHQTVQKTCVSLPTSLQDNPQGKTEPQNGKAVVSPPSLVMLSPNTAEKASKTRIPMGFKPFFKSPPSHKNSLSIPGKQEKDHINSVSKETVTSNASTQCDSLKPVYSIDSPPKMSITEGKDEVQCRLKEEDVHAAVLPEEGDVCDKGKRSSELFSRSISVTTKSHLKPALGMNGAKARSQSFSTNYIEKPNINVLDGPGKIRTQIITNSGERGNSLSRQSSLDVPSVGLVESPVHSPRTRLSHYGGMTGSNSHNILPERTIKSGSKAEGSHGKEARSLPISDRIGLNNIRKPAKVASHPQFQPPSSCVYSSEKPVRETGGVATTPNEPDFSREVKIQTDSPDTEEKKISPTVCTIEEKVMMGIEENLQKCQEQEKVAASETKQKTGPSLANWFGLRKSKLPALGGKKADSPKGKEEKKESKIGSVLGGKQMKSDKKKDKKKNDSQQRDSQEVQNLSEMNNKLSSIMDHCNNQMGQIASQIQCTTAFIGKDQFVKEILDRTAVKGNCVAASPPGISTPRKHSEMKGDMEICPDTATLIMTQKINLRAENEEGRIPDTACQDHMLGSGCQMRTLDSGIGTFPLPDSVTRASGRHIPKSESSPDGVTACSSDLDREPPSSYPDPSQPDVKVPSLPKTCLHAPASMGHSLSESSVTCSDNTQDTQSRLPKLAASDAIRTKRLSLCAPRSNISTEDKKKESERKMKAHAHDMPGERALQVSTYSGSSSDTETEPEGTGSSPQRTLINRSKKNDSVDQNEETLKRSSVEKSLLIMDYYQHDTYSHLEKDSRRISQYNLLHKESSLDGKARDRLSKEIPMEKTPVSAQPGSLDFSLESLNNLNHSSSSSSSLYPDTSLGSRRVDCHADAGKSREDYCKVDEPSSSSFSSKPGADPVGSLSDSLYDSFSSCTSQGSNEV
- the LOC116044473 gene encoding nck-associated protein 5-like isoform X6, with product MAYFSLETHISEIVSGSLYSAVRAECWVCIRMSLHMELRDVYTVFLAFFRRNGGVKNGWKPKMGMEETVRSLLQNQGVGEQTAVDTVDIMKAYKDKLSEEVRKQYDGLEGNGSTPSTQTEPDPGLPLNADPDASQAEDDTDKSRPLLDHLKALEEKNSALASENKSQREQYERCLDEVANQVVQALLTQKDLREECLKLRTRVFDLEQQNRALGVLFQQRIKPASDLLLQKLHSRILDLSAADLLLETERSKAFLLSRNTDSPSSEVQLNGKAGLPVTKCLSQLSLTAPAPVYPRSSCSSSELSLSSACSEFSSGSYTWNDGRSCGKMSSLTWEKRLSLGSSAPSNICATLEEQLPTRRKESNILEGLRKLQRRKHRSSSASSKVSKSGDKDCMNSNEGIYSLGIKSGSKVVFKPTHVGRTAAVGGKKFSYDSDDADDELAHSSRGDNIPTKDSWLYCRRLSRSISDSLCSWEGIQDSGGDCSSGLRATKQPSGCDSKERPEKLMSFINSFLPEGGRKSAFSKPSLLHFNPSYPAGPNHLSDVDDPEELNSESSEIGMSFSQPPKLAERDSKRVSRDSAKLLAQQCLRREQGRTQSADGRPRTFSLIKEPKGAKCTQSEESILAIFDAEGEPIELCAQKLTAGAGPRNDIQSSKVVADYTELVSRERPTRQKAENARNYSILESPEKPSEYQIRSSKTSNSREGSAERLSMQLTPQRKLIKPPSSRPNKGHSIPPMNDSAGSKSSGSKIPGRNKPSGSPLRLSKGSSTDPSNSGNSGPSGQEKSPSSPAVKLSRFIKTPGICIQSPKAVNSKLPSRAEWSKGSSSGSPHLSRRHLEYADNGEQPTRDKHCETTKNKLRSPSPPPPPGRTTSLLIRPNYEGSPQAHKTWVAQTSTSTTVRGPPPSYHTSILPNMQTTLPIKDKDCLDLDAGYGTALAPQKLVEKTSQHLQKSPAMTPTKGTSKRMTSKDYLPSANSGCAPETEKSPRSSKNVPPPYSALRGSSLQNSFANKRGATHENVHQTVQKTCVSLPTSLQDNPQGKTEPQNGKAVVSPPSLVMLSPNTAEKASKTRIPMGFKPFFKSPPSHKNSLSIPGKQEKDHINSVSKETVTSNASTQCDSLKPVYSIDSPPKMSITEGKDEVQCRLKEEDVHAAVLPEEGDVCDKGKRSSELFSRSISVTTKSHLKPALGMNGAKARSQSFSTNYIEKPNINVLDGPGKIRTQIITNSGERGNSLSRQSSLDVPSVGLVESPVHSPRTRLSHYGGMTGSNSHNILPERTIKSGSKAEGSHGKEARSLPISDRIGLNNIRKPAKVASHPQFQPPSSCVYSSEKPVRETGGVATTPNEPDFSREVKIQTDSPDTEEKKISPTVCTIEEKVMMGIEENLQKCQEQEKVAASETKQKTGPSLANWFGLRKSKLPALGGKKADSPKGKEEKKESKIGSVLGGKQMKSDKKKDKKKNDSQQRDSQEVQNLSEMNNKLSSIMDHCNNQMGQIASQIQCTTAFIGKDQFVKEILDRTAVKGNCVAASPPGISTPRKHSEMKGDMEICPDTATLIMTQKINLRAENEEGRIPDTACQDHMLGSGCQMRTLDSGIGTFPLPDSVTRASGRHIPKSESSPDGVTACSSDLDREPPSSYPDPSQPDVKVPSLPKTCLHAPASMGHSLSESSVTCSDNTQDTQSRLPKLAASDAIRTKRLSLCAPRSNISTEDKKKESERKMKAHAHDMPGERALQVSTYSGSSSDTETEPEGTGSSPQRTLINRSKKNDSVDQNEETLKRSSVEKSLLIMDYYQHDTYSHLEKDSRRISQYNLLHKESSLDGKARDRLSKEIPMEKTPVSAQPGSLDFSLESLNNLNHSSSSSSSLYPDTSLGSRRVDCHADAGKSREDYCKVDEPSSSSFSSKPGADPVGSLSDSLYDSFSSCTSQGSNEV